One Mycobacterium marseillense DNA window includes the following coding sequences:
- a CDS encoding YhgE/Pip domain-containing protein: MPHSHPQHAAPNPKHNIKAIRTVRFWAAPLIITLALMSALCALYLGGILNPSTNLRHFPIAVVNEDAGPGGAQITDRLVNGLDKNKFDVRVLSRGEAKQQLDTGQVYGSVVIPVSFSSKLRDFATSAVVPTRAERPSITVSTNPRAGTLGASIAGQTLSMAMGMANGIAGQRVMAEVAAQTGGAPLPGAAQVGLAAPIEIQSVVYNPLPNGTGNGLSAFYYALLLLLAGFTGSIVVSTLVDALLGYVPAEFGPVYRFAEQVRISRFQTLLLKWAMMVLLALLTSAVYLWIADALGMPIDLSWQLWAFGVFAIAAVGITSSSLLSVLGTAGMLVSMLIFVILGLPSAGATVPLEATPSFFRWLAEFEPMHQVFLGARSLLYFGGRADAGLAQALIMTSVGLVIGLLLGGVVTHLYDRKGFHRIQGAVALAIAQEHQAQHKARRGKQAEAVVTESEPVVTEPESSSEQT, encoded by the coding sequence ATGCCTCACTCGCACCCGCAGCACGCGGCGCCCAACCCCAAGCACAACATCAAGGCGATCCGCACCGTGCGATTCTGGGCGGCACCGCTGATCATCACGTTGGCACTGATGTCGGCGCTGTGCGCGCTGTATCTCGGCGGTATCTTGAACCCGAGCACCAACCTGCGCCATTTCCCCATCGCGGTGGTGAACGAGGACGCCGGCCCCGGGGGCGCGCAGATCACCGACCGGCTGGTCAATGGGTTGGACAAGAACAAGTTCGACGTCCGGGTGCTCTCCCGCGGCGAGGCCAAACAGCAACTGGACACCGGCCAGGTGTACGGCTCGGTGGTGATACCGGTCAGCTTCTCGTCCAAGCTGCGCGACTTCGCGACGAGCGCGGTGGTGCCGACCCGCGCCGAACGCCCGTCGATCACCGTCTCCACCAACCCGCGCGCCGGCACCCTGGGCGCGAGCATCGCCGGGCAGACCCTCAGCATGGCCATGGGCATGGCCAATGGCATAGCGGGGCAACGGGTTATGGCGGAGGTGGCCGCGCAGACCGGCGGCGCGCCGCTACCCGGCGCGGCCCAGGTGGGCCTCGCCGCTCCCATCGAGATTCAGTCGGTCGTCTACAACCCGCTGCCCAACGGCACCGGTAACGGGTTGTCCGCCTTCTATTACGCGCTGCTGCTCCTGCTGGCCGGGTTCACCGGCAGCATCGTGGTCAGCACGCTCGTCGACGCGCTACTCGGCTATGTGCCTGCCGAATTCGGCCCGGTATACCGGTTCGCCGAGCAGGTCAGGATCTCCAGATTCCAGACGCTGCTGCTCAAGTGGGCCATGATGGTGCTGCTCGCGCTGCTCACCTCGGCGGTGTACCTGTGGATCGCCGACGCGCTCGGCATGCCCATCGATCTCAGTTGGCAACTCTGGGCGTTCGGCGTGTTCGCGATCGCCGCGGTGGGCATCACCTCCAGTTCCCTGCTCTCGGTGCTGGGCACGGCGGGAATGCTCGTCAGCATGCTCATCTTCGTCATCCTTGGCTTGCCATCGGCCGGAGCCACGGTGCCGCTGGAGGCGACGCCGTCCTTCTTCCGCTGGCTGGCCGAATTCGAACCGATGCACCAGGTTTTCCTGGGCGCTCGATCCCTGCTGTACTTCGGCGGCCGCGCGGATGCGGGCCTGGCTCAGGCCCTGATCATGACGTCGGTGGGCCTTGTCATCGGTCTGCTGCTCGGCGGTGTCGTCACGCATCTGTACGACCGCAAGGGCTTTCACCGTATCCAGGGCGCGGTCGCGTTGGCGATCGCGCAGGAGCATCAGGCGCAGCACAAAGCCCGCCGCGGCAAGCAGGCGGAGGCCGTCGTCACCGAATCGGAGCCGGTGGTCACCGAGCCCGAAAGCTCAAGCGAACAAACGTAA
- a CDS encoding phosphodiester glycosidase family protein, which produces MQIMAERAIVVTRRASFRRLAACCTALLAWFTLGVTSGQPLARAADGRDLLANAIGGTRGSYLVYNFGAGHPAPMLNAGGSWYEMNNGGHLMIIKNAAGRLSPHLLVDTHQGDQARCENNPGARTGEGLWQASELYAPLQAWQRMGQPTIAINANFFDVRGQKGGSWRQTGCSSPLGAFVDNTNGRGRANQAVTGTLAYPGKQGLSGGGESWSALTTMILPSGGAPYVVWPRTKKDYDAATPVVQDLLNKNERFVAVSGIGLLAPGNTGQLHDGGPSAARTALAYSRQKDEMYIFEGGSYTPDNMQDLFRGLGSDNAVLLDGGGSSAIVLRRDTGGMWAGAGSPRGSCDTRQVLCDSHERALPSWLAFN; this is translated from the coding sequence ATTCAGATCATGGCCGAAAGGGCGATCGTGGTGACCCGACGCGCCAGCTTCCGCCGGCTGGCGGCGTGCTGCACCGCCCTCCTGGCCTGGTTCACGCTTGGCGTCACCTCGGGCCAGCCCCTGGCGCGAGCCGCCGACGGGCGCGATCTGCTCGCCAACGCCATCGGCGGCACCCGCGGTTCCTACCTGGTCTATAACTTCGGCGCCGGCCACCCCGCGCCGATGCTCAACGCCGGCGGCAGTTGGTATGAGATGAACAACGGCGGCCATCTGATGATCATCAAGAACGCGGCCGGACGTCTCTCACCGCATTTGCTCGTCGACACCCACCAGGGCGACCAGGCCCGCTGCGAAAACAATCCCGGCGCCCGCACCGGCGAAGGGCTGTGGCAGGCCTCGGAGCTCTACGCACCGCTGCAGGCGTGGCAGCGCATGGGCCAGCCGACGATCGCGATCAACGCCAACTTCTTCGACGTGCGCGGGCAGAAGGGCGGCTCGTGGCGCCAGACCGGCTGCAGTTCGCCGTTGGGCGCCTTCGTGGACAACACCAATGGCCGGGGCCGCGCCAACCAGGCGGTCACCGGCACCCTCGCCTACCCCGGCAAGCAGGGTCTCTCCGGCGGTGGCGAGAGCTGGAGCGCGCTGACGACGATGATCCTGCCGTCCGGCGGCGCGCCCTATGTGGTGTGGCCCAGGACGAAAAAGGACTACGACGCCGCCACCCCCGTCGTCCAGGACCTGCTCAACAAGAACGAGAGGTTCGTGGCGGTGTCGGGAATCGGACTGCTGGCGCCCGGCAACACCGGACAGCTTCACGACGGCGGGCCCAGCGCGGCGCGAACGGCGTTGGCCTACTCGCGACAAAAGGACGAGATGTACATCTTCGAGGGCGGCAGCTACACGCCGGACAACATGCAGGACCTGTTCCGCGGGCTGGGCAGCGACAACGCCGTGCTGCTCGACGGCGGTGGCTCCTCGGCGATCGTGCTGCGCCGTGACACCGGCGGCATGTGGGCCGGCGCCGGCTCGCCTCGGGGGTCGTGCGATACCCGACAGGTGCTCTGCGACTCCCACGAGCGGGCGCTGCCGAGCTGGCTGGCCTTCAACTAG
- a CDS encoding YoaK family protein, protein MAALLLLTFATGLADSISILVLGHVFVANMTGNVIFLGFWLAPRTSIDLTAVVVALPTFVCTTVLSGRLSRHFGERTRAWITTVLATEIALLVALAILAGAGVLPYQRNSTLIMIGMLAVTFGLQHSSARQFGIPELSTTVLTSTIVSLGLDSRLAGGTGERQRLRIGVVVTMCAGAFVGATMSRYVVAPVFVVAAAVIATSLLIFRFGPAAARNTAAVAS, encoded by the coding sequence GTGGCGGCGCTGCTGCTGCTGACGTTTGCGACGGGATTGGCCGACTCGATCAGTATCCTGGTGCTCGGCCACGTGTTCGTCGCCAACATGACCGGCAACGTGATCTTCCTCGGTTTCTGGCTGGCGCCGAGAACCAGCATCGACCTGACCGCCGTCGTGGTCGCCCTGCCGACGTTCGTGTGCACCACCGTGCTCAGCGGCCGGCTGTCCCGGCACTTCGGCGAGCGAACGCGGGCGTGGATCACCACGGTGCTGGCCACCGAAATCGCGTTGCTGGTCGCATTGGCCATTCTGGCGGGCGCGGGAGTGCTGCCCTACCAACGGAATTCCACACTCATCATGATCGGCATGCTCGCCGTGACATTCGGGTTGCAACATTCCAGCGCCCGTCAGTTCGGCATTCCCGAACTCTCCACCACGGTGCTGACGTCGACGATCGTCAGCCTCGGCCTGGACAGCCGGCTGGCCGGCGGCACGGGCGAGCGCCAACGGCTGCGCATCGGCGTCGTCGTCACGATGTGCGCCGGCGCGTTCGTCGGCGCGACGATGTCGAGGTACGTGGTCGCCCCGGTCTTCGTGGTGGCGGCGGCGGTGATCGCGACGAGCCTGCTGATCTTCCGGTTCGGTCCCGCTGCGGCGAGAAACACTGCGGCGGTTGCTAGTTGA
- a CDS encoding mammalian cell entry protein: MEDQQPATGDLTAEDNPAGPEDEATAAAPDDAEATEDAETTEDGEATEDAADATEAPPPAKRKRRLAGKAWAIVALVAALLFVGSAGFAGAMVQPYLADRAVAETKLNVARTAARAITTLWTYTPENMDTLADRASAYLSGDFAAQYRKFVDAIVAPNKQAKITNSTEVTGAAVESLDDNNAVVITYTNTTSTSPLTKNVPSLKYLSYRLFMKRQKSHWLVTRMTTITSLDLTPKT; encoded by the coding sequence GTGGAAGATCAGCAACCTGCAACAGGTGATCTGACCGCCGAGGACAACCCAGCGGGCCCCGAGGACGAGGCGACCGCGGCGGCACCGGACGACGCCGAGGCCACCGAAGACGCCGAGACGACCGAGGACGGCGAGGCCACTGAGGACGCCGCCGACGCAACCGAAGCACCACCGCCCGCGAAGCGGAAAAGACGCCTGGCGGGCAAGGCGTGGGCGATCGTCGCGCTGGTCGCCGCCCTGCTCTTCGTCGGTTCGGCGGGATTCGCCGGGGCGATGGTGCAGCCCTACCTGGCCGACCGGGCCGTCGCCGAAACGAAACTCAACGTCGCGCGAACCGCGGCAAGGGCGATCACCACCCTGTGGACCTACACCCCGGAAAACATGGACACCCTGGCCGACCGCGCATCCGCCTATCTCAGCGGTGATTTCGCCGCGCAGTACCGCAAATTCGTCGACGCCATCGTGGCGCCCAACAAGCAGGCCAAGATCACCAACAGCACCGAAGTCACCGGCGCGGCGGTCGAATCGCTCGACGACAACAACGCCGTCGTCATCACCTACACGAACACGACGTCCACCAGCCCGCTGACGAAGAACGTGCCATCGCTGAAATACCTGTCCTACCGGCTGTTCATGAAGCGCCAGAAGAGCCACTGGCTGGTGACCAGGATGACGACGATCACCTCGCTGGATCTGACACCGAAAACGTAA
- a CDS encoding mammalian cell entry protein: MSPRRKFAPGERPLLVECPVAPQRGWLMSLASTVAAVLMVAAITVCALVWVSHESQARAASRDREVLTYVTGFMTQFTSIDPFHANDYVNRILAQATGDFAKQYQKNANEILLQVARAEPATGSVLDAGLERWNDDGSANVMVATAITTKSPDEKQVLENANRWAATATQEGNQWKISNLQQVI, from the coding sequence ATGAGCCCCCGCCGCAAGTTCGCGCCCGGTGAGCGGCCCTTGCTCGTCGAGTGCCCGGTCGCGCCGCAGCGAGGGTGGCTGATGTCATTGGCCAGTACGGTCGCGGCGGTGCTGATGGTGGCGGCGATCACCGTCTGCGCGCTGGTGTGGGTTTCCCACGAATCGCAGGCGCGGGCCGCCTCGCGGGACCGCGAGGTGCTGACCTACGTGACCGGCTTCATGACGCAGTTCACCTCCATCGACCCCTTTCACGCCAACGACTACGTGAACCGGATACTCGCCCAGGCGACCGGTGATTTCGCCAAGCAGTACCAGAAGAACGCCAACGAGATCCTGCTCCAGGTCGCCCGGGCCGAACCGGCCACGGGCAGCGTGCTCGACGCCGGCCTGGAGCGATGGAACGACGACGGCAGCGCCAATGTCATGGTGGCCACGGCCATCACCACGAAATCACCGGATGAGAAACAGGTCTTGGAAAACGCCAACCGTTGGGCGGCAACCGCGACGCAGGAAGGGAACCAGTGGAAGATCAGCAACCTGCAACAGGTGATCTGA
- a CDS encoding RDD family protein, translating into MTVVVEQTAPTDVQEPPREALAPWPSRAGAVGVDVLPGVAVVVTLALVSSTVPARGAWWWVCICVLGLVVLAMLVNRLLLPTILGWSLGRGLVGVAVTRRGGDAAGPWTLLLRDVAHLLDTVSVVGWLWPLWDSRRRTFADMVARTEVRRLPPDQVPPDARRWAAVAVAGATLACLGGAAMSYGAVYAPQRASDQTRAQIATQGPKIVAQMLTYDPKSLQDDFARAQSLATDKYRGQLAAQQDLVRKGTPVINEYWVTNSSIETAAPNRATMLLFMQGRRGAAPEVRYISATVRVNFAKNGGNGWRVDDLTVLSKPKPPGDGK; encoded by the coding sequence GTGACGGTGGTGGTCGAACAGACTGCACCCACGGACGTCCAAGAGCCACCGCGGGAAGCCTTGGCGCCCTGGCCTTCTCGTGCCGGCGCCGTTGGCGTCGACGTGCTGCCCGGCGTGGCGGTCGTGGTGACGCTGGCGTTGGTGTCGTCCACGGTGCCGGCGCGCGGCGCGTGGTGGTGGGTGTGCATCTGCGTGTTGGGGCTTGTCGTCTTGGCGATGTTGGTCAACCGATTGCTGCTGCCGACGATCCTCGGGTGGAGTCTGGGCCGCGGCCTGGTCGGCGTCGCCGTGACCCGTCGCGGCGGCGACGCTGCGGGGCCGTGGACGCTGCTGCTGCGCGACGTCGCCCACCTGCTCGACACCGTGTCGGTGGTGGGATGGCTGTGGCCGCTGTGGGATTCGCGTCGCCGCACGTTCGCCGACATGGTGGCGCGCACCGAGGTGCGGCGCCTGCCACCGGACCAGGTGCCGCCGGATGCCCGGCGCTGGGCCGCGGTCGCGGTGGCGGGCGCGACGCTGGCGTGCCTGGGCGGTGCGGCGATGAGCTATGGCGCGGTGTACGCCCCGCAGCGGGCGAGCGATCAGACCCGCGCCCAGATCGCCACGCAGGGCCCCAAAATCGTGGCCCAGATGCTGACGTATGACCCCAAGTCGCTGCAGGACGACTTCGCCCGGGCGCAGTCGCTGGCGACCGACAAATACCGCGGACAGTTGGCGGCCCAGCAGGACCTGGTGCGCAAGGGCACCCCGGTGATCAACGAGTACTGGGTCACCAACAGCTCGATCGAAACGGCCGCCCCGAACCGGGCGACCATGCTGCTGTTCATGCAGGGCCGGCGCGGCGCGGCACCCGAGGTGCGCTACATCAGCGCGACCGTGCGGGTGAACTTCGCCAAGAATGGCGGAAACGGTTGGCGCGTCGATGATCTCACCGTGCTGTCCAAGCCGAAACCGCCGGGAGACGGCAAATGA